From a region of the Primulina eburnea isolate SZY01 chromosome 7, ASM2296580v1, whole genome shotgun sequence genome:
- the LOC140835939 gene encoding uncharacterized protein, translating to MEAMRTEVKATSYDPNIPFDELLQIRPVPHKLTPEVWETLCDYWKKNERTSKINRENAHKKQRIHAQGRINIPTLEDKFFQENGVKPTRIELLELSCRSKKKGGAPIDDEAIRHEALLNEAVKRHLQDMPEGTDPRQVHEQAFREVFGPEHSGRVRCLGAGALPSQVFPEQYKRSHCQGYDTASDVTEKFKEMEEKIKDMEAREGAREAQWEKAIKAKEAEREARLQAEMEAREAQRQFEMEQSMRRMQEQQFQNFTRIMQSMMVGNSGGSRVPETLPGQLAGVLSEIMQQNMSIPSNAQESIRRSPPREKPNSSN from the exons ATGGAGGCGATGAGGACCGAAGTCAAGGCAACGTCTTATGACCCAAATATTCCTTTCGATGAGCTTTTGCAAATTCGTCCTGTCCCTCATAAGCTGACACCCGAGGTTTGGGAAACCTTATGTGACTATTGGAAGAAGAATGAG AGAACTTCAAAAATTAATAGAGAAAATGCTCATAAAAAACAAAGAATTCATGCACAAGGACGCATAAATATTCCAACTTTGGAAGATAAATTT TTTCAGGAGAATGGCGTAAAACCTACTCGTATTGAACTATTAGAATTAAGTTGTCGCAGTAAAAAGAAAGGAGGTGCTCCTATTGATGATGAAGCTATACGACATGAG GCTTTGTTGAATGAGGCTGTGAAGCGCCATCTCCAAGACATGCCGGAAGGAACAGATCCAAGACAAGTGCATGAACAAGCATTTCG CGAGGTGTTCGGGCCTGAGCATTCTGGGCGAGTTCGATGTTTAGGAGCTGGTGCACTGCCTAGCCAAGTTTTTCCTGAGCAATATAAGCGTAGCCATTGCCAAGGATATGACACTGCTTCGGATGTTACAGAAAAGTTCaaggaaatggaagaaaaaataaAGGATATGGAAGCCAGGGAGGGAGCGAGAGAAGCGCAATGGGAGAAAGCAATAAAGGCAAAAGAAGCAGAGCGAGAAGCACGATTACAGGCAGAAATGGAAGCACGTGAAGCACAAAGGCAATTTGAGATGGAGCAATCAATGAGGCGGATGCAGGAACAACAATTCCAAAATTTTACCCGTATTATGCAAAGTATGATGGTCGGAAATTCCGGGGGATCTCGAGTACCCGAAACATTGCCAGGACAG CTGGCAGGTGTGCTGTCAGAAATCATGCAACAAAATATGAGTATTCCTTCAAATGCTCAAGAAAGTATCCGTAGATCTCCTCCACGAGAGAAACCGAATAGTAGCAATTAG
- the LOC140836360 gene encoding uncharacterized protein gives MENSTEKIVNLRQEEEEEEEEAPSLCDLPMIQNSRKERDEENSPSNIPLRAIEIQEDFDFCSLSKESEMCAADEVFFQGQILPLRHSVSSEKGLLQYCGSDSICRSISRSESMEYYSSRSSSISSSHQSSSSGSSSAATLPKPHHKRPKPPQNQFHSHPSPSPRLNSSNRPGIVNSNNRNCTKKTSSAIWNIFRLGLVTAPPEIALQDLKTRCPNNSTNFWSRNSTGSNTSSLSSSSNKISPDKKKKGFLNGCMCTNDAVDTVSSKITQIKKSASESEIHAPRIEDENENVEQTKPQAAKKQLSHHRTFEWLKQLSVEGPADEA, from the coding sequence ATGGAAAATTCTACAGAAAAAATTGTTAATTTACGGCAAGAAGAAGAGGAGGAGGAAGAAGAAGCCCCGTCTCTATGTGATCTCCCAATGATTCAGAATTCAAGAAAAGAGAGAGATGAGGAAAACAGCCCGAGTAATATTCCTCTAAGAGCAATCGAAATTCAAGAAGATTTCGATTTCTGCTCTCTGTCTAAGGAATCAGAAATGTGCGCCGCGGACGAAGTGTTTTTCCAGGGCCAAATTCTGCCATTACGCCATTCTGTAAGCTCTGAAAAAGGATTATTACAGTACTGCGGAAGCGATTCAATTTGCAGGTCAATTTCCAGGTCAGAATCCATGGAATATTATTCCAGCAGAAGCAGCAGTATCAGCAGCAGCCACCAGTCATCCAGCAGCGGCAGCTCCTCCGCCGCCACTCTTCCGAAGCCCCACCATAAGCGACCGAAGCCCCCGCAGAACCAATTCCACTCCCACCCGAGCCCATCTCCcagattaaactcttcaaacaGACCTGGAATTGTGAATTCAAACAACCGGAACTGCACCAAGAAAACATCATCGGCCATATGGAACATTTTCCGACTAGGCTTAGTCACAGCTCCGCCTGAAATCGCATTGCAGGATCTCAAAACACGATGTCCCAACAACAGCACGAATTTCTGGAGCCGTAACAGCACGGGAAGCAACACCAGTTCATTAAGCAGTAGCAGCAACAAGATCAGCCCAGACAAGAAGAAGAAAGGTTTTCTTAATGGATGCATGTGTACAAATGATGCGGTCGATACCGTTAGTTCTAAAATCACCCAAATCAAGAAAAGCGCCAGTGAGAGCGAGATTCATGCTCCTAGGAttgaagatgagaatgagaatgTGGAACAGACGAAACCGCAGGCGGCAAAAAAGCAGTTGTCCCATCATCGAACGTTTGAATGGTTAAAGCAGCTTTCCGTAGAAGGCCCAGCCGATGAAGCTTGA
- the LOC140836366 gene encoding uncharacterized protein isoform X2 produces the protein MDLVQLLLLFVVGFSVLVFFIINTLESVQDDGKIGAGSCTVEESDDREEEKGGGAVDDGEKLEVSGIFERVGSEEIQELAEAESFGVSSSEKSNFCSAAWGVNGNNKGKILSCNMDINEEDDEVAKGDFEDWEGIERTELEKTFGKAVVFVNSKNNADRVNGDVKLQLHGLQRIALEGVCYGSQPMALKVSARAKWNAWQKLGNMSRETAMEKYINILSEQVPEWKVDEVPNIHKI, from the exons ATGGATTTGGTGCAGCTTTTACTATTATTCGTCGTGGGTTTCTCTGTACTGGTGTTTTTTATCATCAACACTCTCGAATCAGTTCAAGATGACGGGAAAATTGGAGCTGGGTCTTGCACAGTGGAAGAAAGTGACGATCGAGAAGAGGAGAAAGGCGGCGGTGCTGTTGACGACGGTGAAAAACTTGAAGTTTCTGGAATTTTTGAAAGGGTGGGTTCCGAAGAAATACAAGAACTTGCAGAAGCAGAAAGTTTTGGGGTTTCAAGCtctgaaaaatcaaatttttgcaGTGCGGCGTGGGGTGTTAATGGAAACAACAAAGGTAAAATCTTGAGTTGTAATATGGATATCAATGAGGAAGATGATGAAGTTGCCAAGGGAGATTTTGAAGATTGGGAGGGAATAGAGAGAACTGAATTAGAGAAGACTTTTGGTAAAGCTGTGGTTTTTGTTAATTCTAAGAATAATGCTGATCGCGTAAATGGAGATGTGAAATTGCAGTTACATGGCCTTCAAAGAATTGCTCTTGAAGGGGTTTGTTATGGATCACAACCTATGGCATTGAAGGTTTCTGCTAGAGCCAAGTG GAACGCCTGGCAGAAGCTAGGTAACATGAGCAGAGAAACGGCGATGGAGAAGTATATCAACATTTTATCCGAACAAGTTCCCGAGTGGAAGGTGGATGAG GTACCAAATATACACAAGATTTAA
- the LOC140836366 gene encoding uncharacterized protein isoform X3, whose amino-acid sequence MDLVQLLLLFVVGFSVLVFFIINTLESVQDDGKIGAGSCTVEESDDREEEKGGGAVDDGEKLEVSGIFERVGSEEIQELAEAESFGVSSSEKSNFCSAAWGVNGNNKGKILSCNMDINEEDDEVAKGDFEDWEGIERTELEKTFGKAVVFVNSKNNADRVNGDVKLQLHGLQRIALEGVCYGSQPMALKVSARAKWNAWQKLGNMSRETAMEKYINILSEQVPEWKVPNIHKI is encoded by the exons ATGGATTTGGTGCAGCTTTTACTATTATTCGTCGTGGGTTTCTCTGTACTGGTGTTTTTTATCATCAACACTCTCGAATCAGTTCAAGATGACGGGAAAATTGGAGCTGGGTCTTGCACAGTGGAAGAAAGTGACGATCGAGAAGAGGAGAAAGGCGGCGGTGCTGTTGACGACGGTGAAAAACTTGAAGTTTCTGGAATTTTTGAAAGGGTGGGTTCCGAAGAAATACAAGAACTTGCAGAAGCAGAAAGTTTTGGGGTTTCAAGCtctgaaaaatcaaatttttgcaGTGCGGCGTGGGGTGTTAATGGAAACAACAAAGGTAAAATCTTGAGTTGTAATATGGATATCAATGAGGAAGATGATGAAGTTGCCAAGGGAGATTTTGAAGATTGGGAGGGAATAGAGAGAACTGAATTAGAGAAGACTTTTGGTAAAGCTGTGGTTTTTGTTAATTCTAAGAATAATGCTGATCGCGTAAATGGAGATGTGAAATTGCAGTTACATGGCCTTCAAAGAATTGCTCTTGAAGGGGTTTGTTATGGATCACAACCTATGGCATTGAAGGTTTCTGCTAGAGCCAAGTG GAACGCCTGGCAGAAGCTAGGTAACATGAGCAGAGAAACGGCGATGGAGAAGTATATCAACATTTTATCCGAACAAGTTCCCGAGTGGAAG GTACCAAATATACACAAGATTTAA
- the LOC140836359 gene encoding uncharacterized protein isoform X1, with protein sequence MHRETGFLLAFICVALATAGAQSPVSAPVASPVSPAASPVVVTPTPPAAPVLNPPVSVPVSSPPIVAPVSSPPALVPVVSPPTLAPAQSPPVPAPEARTPPVRAPAPTPPAKAPAPSKKNVKKAPAPAPKLLGPPAPPTGSTLPSDSISPSPTTAANDQANWILMSGSEKLPSRTKAVALFSDPKPEITFKN encoded by the exons ATGCACCGGGAAACGGGATTTCTCCTTGCCTTCATCTGCGTAGCTTTGGCTACTGCCGGAGCTCAGTCTCCGGTTTCTGCCCCAGTCGCGAGCCCCGTTAGTCCCGCTGCTTCACCTGTTGTTGTTACACCCACTCCTCCGGCCGCACCGGTTTTAAATCCCCCGGTTTCAGTTCCGGTGAGTTCTCCACCGATTGTGGCACCGGTAAGCTCGCCTCCAGCTTTAGTGCCGGTCGTCTCCCCACCAACTCTCGCTCCAGCTCAGTCCCCACCAGTTCCCGCTCCAgaggctaggactcctcccgtACGAGCGCCGGCTCCCACGCCCCCGGCTAAGGCTCCAGCTCCTAGCAAAAAGAATGTAAAAAAGGCGCCTGCTCCTGCGCCCAAGCTGCTTGGCCCGCCAGCGCCACCAACGGGATCTACCCTACCAAGTGATTCCATTTCTCCTAGTCCGACGACAGCTGCTAACGATCAG GCCAATTGGATTTTAATGAGTGGAAGCGAGAAATTACCTTCAAGAACCAAAGCCGTTGCACTGTTCTCCGATCCAAAGCCAGAAATTACCTTCAAGAACTGA
- the LOC140836362 gene encoding probable prolyl 4-hydroxylase 9: MKIKGSKFGGGTRTKLGLPWIFLLCLSCFLAGFSGSYLFSNQEMPRPPQRSMEEEKLEFKALPHGESGEESVATIPFQILSWNPRALYFPNFATAEQCQSIIQMAKLHLKPSSLALREGETAESTQGIRTSSGMFMSSSDDKTGILDQIETKIAKATMIPKNHGEAFNVLRYEIGQRYHSHYDAFNPAEYGPQKSQRIASFLLYLSDVQEGGETMFPFENGQNMNSNYNFRQCVGLKVKPRRGDGLLFYSLFPNSTIDLTSLHGSCPVIKGEKWVATKWIRNQERDVNDY; encoded by the exons ATGAAGATCAAAGGAAGCAAATTCGGTGGAGGAACTCGGACGAAATTAGGGTTGCCGTGGATTTTCCTCCTTTGTCTCTCCTGCTTCCTCGCCGGTTTTTCTGGTTCATATCTTTTTTCCAACCAG GAGATGCCAAGGCCGCCGCAGCGGAGCATGGAGGAAGAGAAGTTGGAATTTAAGGCTCTGCCACATGGAGAATCCGGTGAAGAGTCCGTTGCGACGATCCCCTTTCAG ATTCTGAGCTGGAATCCTCGTGCATTATACTTCCCAAATTTTGCGACTGCAGAACAATGTCAAAGCATTATCCAAATGGCCAAGCTGCATCTCAAGCCATCATCCTTAGCTCTACGTGAAGGAGAAACAGCAGAAAGTACTCAGGGAATTAGGACGAG TTCTGGCATGTTTATGAGCTCATCTGATGACAAAACTGGAATCCTGGATCAGATTGAAACAAAAATTGCTAAAGCAACAATGATCCCTAAGAATCATGGAGAG GCTTTTAATGTCTTACGATATGAGATTGGACAGAGATACCATTCACATTATGATGCTTTCAATCCAGCTGAATATGGTCCACAGAAGAGCCAAAGG ATTGCATCGTTCTTGTTGTATCTATCTGATGTTCAAGAAGGAGGAGAAACCATGTTTCCTTTCGAG AATGGACAAAACATGAATTCCAATTACAATTTTCGTCAATGTGTTGGTCTGAAAGTTAAACCCCGAAGGGGCGATGGACTGTTATTCTACTCACTGTTCCCGAATAGCACAATTGATCTT ACGTCTCTCCATGGGAGTTGCCCAGTAATCAAAGGTGAAAAATGGGTGGCCACCAAGTGGATCAGGAACCAAGAACGAGACGTTAATGATTATTAA
- the LOC140836366 gene encoding uncharacterized protein isoform X1: MDLVQLLLLFVVGFSVLVFFIINTLESVQDDGKIGAGSCTVEESDDREEEKGGGAVDDGEKLEVSGIFERVGSEEIQELAEAESFGVSSSEKSNFCSAAWGVNGNNKGKILSCNMDINEEDDEVAKGDFEDWEGIERTELEKTFGKAVVFVNSKNNADRVNGDVKLQLHGLQRIALEGVCYGSQPMALKVSARAKWNAWQKLGNMSRETAMEKYINILSEQVPEWKVNMRDQLVVVVSLTSWGWQGIDCCFFSFFLKKNEV; this comes from the exons ATGGATTTGGTGCAGCTTTTACTATTATTCGTCGTGGGTTTCTCTGTACTGGTGTTTTTTATCATCAACACTCTCGAATCAGTTCAAGATGACGGGAAAATTGGAGCTGGGTCTTGCACAGTGGAAGAAAGTGACGATCGAGAAGAGGAGAAAGGCGGCGGTGCTGTTGACGACGGTGAAAAACTTGAAGTTTCTGGAATTTTTGAAAGGGTGGGTTCCGAAGAAATACAAGAACTTGCAGAAGCAGAAAGTTTTGGGGTTTCAAGCtctgaaaaatcaaatttttgcaGTGCGGCGTGGGGTGTTAATGGAAACAACAAAGGTAAAATCTTGAGTTGTAATATGGATATCAATGAGGAAGATGATGAAGTTGCCAAGGGAGATTTTGAAGATTGGGAGGGAATAGAGAGAACTGAATTAGAGAAGACTTTTGGTAAAGCTGTGGTTTTTGTTAATTCTAAGAATAATGCTGATCGCGTAAATGGAGATGTGAAATTGCAGTTACATGGCCTTCAAAGAATTGCTCTTGAAGGGGTTTGTTATGGATCACAACCTATGGCATTGAAGGTTTCTGCTAGAGCCAAGTG GAACGCCTGGCAGAAGCTAGGTAACATGAGCAGAGAAACGGCGATGGAGAAGTATATCAACATTTTATCCGAACAAGTTCCCGAGTGGAAG GTAAATATGCGAGACCAATTGGTGGTAGTGGTTTCTCTAACTTCCTGGGGATGGCAGGGGATAGATTGctgttttttttccttttttttaaaaaaaaacgagGTATAG
- the LOC140836357 gene encoding uncharacterized protein — MEKAWMDYPHGSLEYRVGVLHFLRYAFDHTNDEDTKPCPCRKCINSLNHDRQTVHEHLLINGILRDYRIWSFHGEKLIIQSHDSVSNDLPASSNEVSSMANHEPMIQDMLREALGIPEESVMNNENYAGASTSHMGYDSNVEDFYRLVEDSKQPLYAGCTEFSKLTFLVELFQLKVSGKWSDKSFTTLLEFLRRALPSEAQVPNSFYEAKKLISKLGLGYEKIHACPNDCMIYWRENKNEQACKVCNLSRWKDLRKKTKKSSKGGKKCLFVKTPAKVFWYFPLKPRLQRLFMSTKTAENMQWHSKKRVVDGILRHPADSQAWKAFDERHHDFASDVRNVRLGLAADGFNPFKNQSVSHSTWPIVLMPYNLPPWESMKSHSIILSTLIPGPKAPGNDIDVYLQPLLAELKDLWENGMPTYDACSKQMFQMHAALLWTISDFPGLGCLSGWNTYAKNACPTCADKTDALYLKNGKKWSFRGHRRFLSPDAEIRKMASYGKPELRELDLKPLSGSDVLEMTLNKNVLFGKSNASKPTVRIKTGSIEQMWRKRSIFFSLPYWEFNLIRHNLDPMHIEKNVCDNILGTLLNDPTKNKDNVAARRDLKVLGIMKQLWLQKQPDGTNYFPAACYSLSKPEKKIFCSVLKDIRVPDGMSSDISKCVDVERCRIMGLKSHDCHVIMEYFLPIALRRVLSKKVVAPLIILCEYFKAVCGKSLREDELQKAEEGVILALCQLERIFPPSFFTIMVHLVVHLAYEARVAGPVNYRWMYPIERYLGKLKNFVRNRARPEANIAEAYLADECVVFCSRYLEGDNSFYINETRHKETTNFEFPSLPMFPQVGRPTKGRQVVTLDVKTLNQAHRYILSNCAMLNPYREEFKNELKRRHRYGRRPTNSELDGFVRMQFADWFAKRVDRTNEQIDDLDLRALSYGPNSVAFRYHGFNINGFAFRTVESEQNKKNQNSGVMVQSAHDNDDHESTYYGRLTDVISLDYGGRGRIVLFRCDWVNITNGVKIDPLGFEMVNFSRLIHTGEREEHEPFILASQAQMVYYVCDPKDENWYCVIRHTPRDIYNMGDEDDFDTTHFTHNNFSGVQSLLDDVNVIDIELIRTDVEGSIVEGMSMLNNETDDEHSD, encoded by the exons ATGGAGAAGGCATGGATGGACTATCCCCACGGTAGTCTTGAGTATCGGGTTGGAGTCCTACACTTTTTACGTTACGCATTTGATCACACAAATGACGAAGACACAAAGCCATGTCCTTGTCGCAAATGCATAAACTCATTGAATCATGATCGTCAGACAGTACACGAACATCTGTTGATAAATGGTATTTTACGAGATTATCGTATTTGGAGTTTTCACGGAGAAAAACTTATTATACAATCTCATGATAGCGTAAGCAACGATCTTCCGGCTTCTTCTAATGAGGTTTCTAGTATGGCTAATCATGAACCTATGATACAAGATATGTTACGTGAAGCACTTGGGATTCCTGAAGAATCGGTTATGAATAATGAGAACTACGCTGGTGCATCAACAAGTCATATGGGGTATGACTCTAATGTTGAAGATTTTTATCGATTGGTAGAAGATTCTAAACAACCACTGTATGCCGGATGTACGGAGTTTTCAAAATTGACGTTCCTTGTTGAGTTATTTCAGTTGAAAGTGAGTGGGAAATGGAGTGATAAATCATTCACGACATTGTTGGAGTTTCTTCGCCGAGCACTTCCATCTGAAGCACAAGTACCTAATTCTTTTTATGAGgctaaaaaattaatttctaaACTTGGGCTTGGGTATGAAAAAATACATGCTTGTCCAAatgattgcatgatttattGGAGAGAAAATAAGAATGAACAAGCTTGCAAAGTGTGTAACCTCTCAAGATGGAAGGACTTGCGGAAAAAAACCAAGAAGTCAAGTAAAGGTGGGAAAAAATGTCTTTTTGTGAAGACTCCAGCCAAGGTATTTTGGTATTTTCCTCTAAAACCAAGATTACAACGATTATTCATGTCAACTAAGACAGCTGAAAACATGCAATGGCATTCTAAGAAACGGGTTGTGGATGGAATTTTGAGGCATCCGGCTGATTCACAAGCATGGAAGGCCTTCGATGAACGACATCATGACTTTGCATCTGATGTTCGAAATGTACGATTGGGGCTCGCTGCTGACGGCTTTAATCCTTTTAAAAATCAAAGTGTGTCACACAGTACTTGGCCCATTGTCTTAATGCCTTACAATTTGCCACCTTGGGAGTCCATGAAATCTCATTCAATTATTTTGTCCACCTTGATTCCAGGCCCAAAAGCACCTGGAAATGATATTGATGTGTACTTACAACCTTTATTGGCTGAGCTGAAAGATCTGTGGGAAAATGGGATGCCGACATATGATGCTTGTAGCAAACAAATGTTTCAAATGCACGCTGCATTACTTTGGACAATCAGTGACTTTCCTGGTTTGGGATGTTTATCTGGATGGAACACATATGCAAAGAATGCATGTCCAACATGTGCTGATAAGACAGATGCGTTGTACTTGAAGAATGGCAAAAAGTGGTCATTTAGAGGGCATCGTCGCTTCTTATCTCCAGATGCAGAAATTCGAAAAATGGCGAGTTATGGCAAGCCAGAGCTACGTGAGTTAGATCTGAAACCGTTATCTGGATCTGATGTTCTTGAAATGACTCTAAACAAAAATGTCCTGTTTGGTAAGAGTAATGCATCAAAGCCAACTGTACGAATAAAAACTGGGTCAATTGAACAAATGTGGCGAAAAAGAAGTATATTTTTTAGTCTTCCTTATTGGGAGTTTAATTTGATCAGACATAATTTGGATCCCATGCATATTGAAAAAAATGTTTGTGACAATATCCTTGGCACACTTTTAAATGATCCAACCAAGAACAAAGATAATGTTGCTGCGCGCAGAGATTTGAAAGTTTTAGGCATTATGAAACAATTATGGCTACAGAAACAACCAGATGGTACGAATTATTTTCCAGCTGCTTGTTATTCTTTGAGTAAACctgagaagaaaatattttgttcGGTTCTTAAAGATATACGTGTCCCTGATGGTATGTCATCCGACATTTCAAAGTGTGTTGATGTTGAACGTTGTAGAATAATGGGTTTAAAAAGCCATGATTGTCATGTCATTATGGAATATTTCCTTCCAATTGCACTTCGTCGAGTGTTGTCAAAAAAAGTTGTTGCACCATTAATCATTTTGTGTGAATATTTTAAGGCAGTGTGTGGAAAGTCCTTACGAGAAGATGAGTTACAGAAAGCCGAAGAAGGGGTTATACTTGCTTTGTGTCAGTTGGAAAGAATTTTTCCACCATCTTTTTTCACAATAATGGTACATTTGGTGGTACATTTAGCATACGAGGCAAGAGTTGCTGGACCAGTAAATTATCGATGGATGTATCCAATAGAAAGATATCTTGGTAAACTTAAAAATTTTGTTAGAAATAGAGCACGGCCAGAGGCAAACATTGCAGAGGCATATTTGGCAGATGAATGTGTTGTATTTTGTTCTCGTTATTTAGAGGGCGATAACTCATTCTACATTAATGAAACAAGACACAAAGAGACAACAAATTTTGAGTTTCCTTCATTACCAATGTTTCCACAAGTAGGACGACCTACGAAAGGGCGCCAAGTAGTCACCTTGGATGTCAAAACTCTAAATCAAGCTCATAGATATATCCTTTCGAACTGTGCAATGCTGAACCCATATCGTGA AGAATTTAAGAACGAGTTGAAGAGAAGACATAGATATGGTCGTCGTCCAACTAATTCTGAATTGGATGGTTTCGTACGAATGCAATTTGCGGACTGGTTTGCAAAAAGA GTTGATCGAACAAATGAACAAATTGATGACTTAGACCTAAGAGCACTTTCATATGGTCCCAATTCTGTGGCATTCCGTTATCATGGGTTCAATATAAATGGTTTCGCATTTCGTACAGTGGAATctgaacaaaacaaaaaaaatcagaaTAGCGGGGTCATGGTGCAGTCTGCTCATGATAATGATGATCACGAGTCAACCTATTATGGTCGATTAACTGATGTTATCTCACTTGATTATGGTGGTCGTGGACGAATCGTTCTTTTTCGATGTGATTGGGTTAATATTACTAATGGAGTGAAAATTGATCCGTTAGGATTCGAAATGGTGAATTTTTCACGTTTGATACATACAGGAGAACGTGAAGAACATGAACCTTTTATTCTGGCTTCACAAGCTCAAATGGTCTATTATGTATGTGATCCAAAAGATGAGAACTGGTATTGTGTCATTCGTCACACACCAAGAGATATATATAATATGGGAGATGAAGATGATTTTGATACAACGCATTTCACTcataataatttttctggtgtgCAGTCGCTGTTAGATGATGTAAATGTAATAGATATTGAATTGATAAGAACTGATGTAGAGGGATCAATAGTTGAGGGCATGTCAATGCTAAACAATGAAACAGATGATGAGCATTCAGattga